The following proteins are co-located in the Vigna angularis cultivar LongXiaoDou No.4 chromosome 2, ASM1680809v1, whole genome shotgun sequence genome:
- the LOC108327278 gene encoding dirigent protein 25 — protein sequence MGRLIPSLVVVFMLLLFMSEFCSARRTLANIPSSNHNHGHQKITFLMRDVLNGSSTQYSEKPTSSNVSDKIPQSTPKIPVNNAPSQTLDLSAIGFSFPTRATLEELEYGSVTSIDEELVESDGNELQNVGKAEGVYVVSSEDGSSHMVAITASFLKSGYEDGLRLFGVHKSDVFESHVAVIGGTGKYYDANGFAAVKVVHRVGSSSKDGKVTSSKFLLFDVYLS from the coding sequence ATGGGTAGACTAATTCCTTCTCTTGTGGTGGTATTCATGTTACTTTTGTTCATGAGTGAGTTTTGTTCAGCAAGAAGAACTCTTGCCAATATTCCATCCTCTAACCATAACCATGGCCATCAAAAGATAACATTTTTAATGAGGGATGTGCTGAATGGTAGTAGCACACAATATTCAGAGAAACCAACAAGTAGTAATGTGAGTGATAAAATACCCCAATCCACTCCAAAAATTCCAGTGAATAATGCACCTTCTCAAACCCTAGATCTGTCTGCTATTGGCTTCTCTTTTCCCACCAGAGCAACACTTGAAGAGCTGGAGTATGGATCAGTAACATCAATAGATGAGGAACTGGTTGAAAGTGATGGAAATGAACTGCAAAATGTTGGAAAAGCAGAAGGAGTGTATGTTGTTAGCTCTGAGGATGGAAGTAGCCACATGGTGGCTATCACAGCAAGTTTCTTGAAGAGTGGGTATGAGGATGGACTGAGACTTTTTGGAGTGCACAAGAGTGATGTGTTTGAGTCACATGTTGCTGTTATTGGAGGCACTGGGAAGTACTATGATGCTAATGGCTTTGCTGCAGTTAAGGTTGTCCACAGAGTAGGATCTAGTTCAAAAGATGGAAAAGTCACAAGTTCAAAGTTCCTCTTGTTTGATGTGTACCTTAGTTAA